The genomic stretch GCCCAACTTATTTGAACCGTACTTGTTCATGAGGTAGTAATGAGATCATGTAGTTTGTTGATGAATCCATCAATATAAGAGTCCTCAAGCCCTTCACTCAACAAAAACTCTCTCCATTTCTTGTGATTTGCCCTCACTTCCTTCCCCACATGGCCGTCCAACTCCATTACAGTCTCCACAGCTTTACAAACACCTTCTTTGGTAAACAACCCATCTTCATTCCCTTTCTCAACCTCAACTCCAACTTTAAGATCACCACTCATAATCCTAGCATTGACAACCTGATCTCCAACATTTGGTAGCAAAACCAGTTGACACTCATTCACCAAGCCCTCCAGCAACGACCCCGAACCACAATGAGTCACGAAGCACCCAACCGAGCCATGGCCTAGTATCAATTGCTGCTGGACCCAACCCCCATGGACCAACCCTCTACTCCCAACTCTCTCCGTAAACCCATCTGGCAAACCTGACTCCACTGTTTCGCACCCAAATGGGGCTTTCAGAGCCGCCATGAACGGTCGTCCTGTTAGCTCCAGACCCAGAACGAGTTCTTGAAACTGCTCTTTTTTCAGAACACATTCGCTTCCGAATGCGCAGTACACCACGCTTCCCTTCTCAAAACTCGAAAGAAACGCCGCCGTTTCACCCTCCAACACCGAATTCGGTGATTCAGGAACCACCGGCCCTGTCAGAAGGACTGTCTTCCCCCACTGTTCGGCAACGAAATCGGAGTAGACTCCTTCCATCTCTTTAGAAGTTTTGAAAGCTATGGCGTCGCAGTCGTTTAACGAGAGTTTCTGTCGTTTCATGAACGAGATCCCGCTCCCGAACTCATTCGTCGATACCTTGGCCAAATCTCGAGCTTCGTGAGCCCGGAACGTAATGGCCGACAATGGGAAACCGGGTGGAGGCTCCATCAAATCATGGGCTTGGTCAGATTCACTCCTCTCGGGACTGATCAGGTATCCGAGTGTTGCAGGGCTGATGGTGCAGAAATGGATGGACTTGATCCGGAAACGACGGACGGCTTCAGGTACCCAATGGGTGAAATCGAAGAAGATGAGGTGGGGTTTGAGTTTTAGGAGAGAAGCTTCGAGCTGGGGACGAGTGAGATCCATGGCGGTCATGAGGAAGGTGAGGAGAGGGAATGGAACGTCGGCGGTGGTTTCGGCACCGAGAGGGAGGCCGTCCACGTGAGGCACGTGGATGGGGATGAAGGAGATGAGGTCTGGGTGGTGATTAAACGACATCAGTTTGGACTGCGTTTTGGTTGGTACGAAGAAGGAGATGTTGTGGCCTCTCAATGCTAACTTGTTGGAGATGTGGAGAAATGCTGTGAGGTGTCCCATGGCGAACCATGGATACATAGCTATGTGAAGCTTCttgttttcttcttccatttctgTGTTTTGCATGGCTCGACTCAATTTCTTTTTATACACTTTCGTGTAACGCAGGTAATCTATAAATAGATTTCAAAGCTACAAGTAAGCATATACAGAACACGTGGCAAAaagacattaatatatatatatatatatgaacctTATTCATGGGATCTCCAATCACAAAGGTTGGGTTACTACCACCACTAATATCTTACCTTGGCTTAAGTCCCATTCCCCTCGAAGTTTCATGAATTAgttctctacttcagctttatatGATGAAAACATAGTAAAAGCTTCATCTTTATTTCTAAGTAAATATACTCAGTGTATCTAAAAAAGTCACCAATAAAAGTCACGTAACATTTCTTACCGCCTCTTGTCATAGTTTGCTTTAAATCTCCCAAGTCATTGTGAATATTAAACTTAACAATTCAGTTTCTCTTTGAACGGATCTACAAgaatttttagttaatttattAGCTTCAacacaaatatcacatttatttaatctcgTATTATTAATTCCAGAAACTAGACCAAGAGAACTGACACTTACATGATCTAGCATGCCACGAATCAGCAGAGTCAATCAAGTAAGAAAAAGAGGATGCATTATCATTAATAACATCAGAAAACATTGAGTACAAAAAGACCCTGATTATTACAATAGCCTTTCCCAACAAACACATTATTTTTTGTCATTACAATCTTGTCAGGTTCAAATGACAACTTAACTCCAACCTTTTCTAATAGCGCCACAAAAATTAAATTTGCTCTAATGTTGGGAATATGAAGTACTTCATTAAGAGCCAAAGTCTTGCCAGATGTGAGTTTGAGATCAACTTTCCCTTTACCAAGAACTTTTGCAAGTCGAGAATCACCAAGATACACATGTTCTTCTCCATCCCCTATTGGATTGTAGGAGGAAAAGGCATCTTtcactacaaaaaaaatataactttttgtgacaactttttagtcacacaaaactttttagtcacaacatatattttgtgtgactaaatgtTACTTTTAGTAATAACAAAAAATTACTTGTGACTAAAATGtcatacttaatcacaagttgtcactaatgtagttttagtcagaacttattatttttagtgataaagtttgttgtgactaaaaatacatttagtgacaacaaattgtgatttttgtgactaatacttttaaCCACGGACTTTTTAGTGATAACATAAAGTATGATGATTTTTTTTAGtcacaatttttttgtttttagtcacaaaatttattgtgactaaaactaagattttttgtagTGTTTGTTCGCACAAATATGCCTGGTAGCAACCTGAATCTACCACCCATTCTTTCACATTGGCCACAAGATAGGCTTGAGAAATGACCGCAACTATTATATTATCTGCTTCAACCAAATTTGCTTTTGGATTAGGAGGATTATCATTGGTCACATTTTTCCTGCACTGAGTTAGTTACTTAGTTAGTTCTAAGTTTGGTAAAGTTGTTAATCTGTTTTATTGTTACTTAATAGCGTTGTTAGCTCTGTTAGTTTCCAACTACTCCTCTGTATAAAAGGTGTTGATTCCTCTTAATCAGTAACAATCAATATACAAGTTTACTTCTAGctattctttctttctctcaaaaCTTAATATGGTATCAGTGCCCTTTCTTTGAACTTTGTTGTTCTCTtcgatccttcttcttcttcatcaatgACCCAATCTTCTGATGCCACTAATGGTGGTTCTTATTCTTCCCAAGCTTCTTCCGCAACGTTTTCCCTTCCAAGAACAAGTCCTATTCATTTTTCACACACTCTTTCGATTCGATTGGATGAGCATAACTATTTCCCATGGAAACATCAAGTCTTTCACGCCATCAGAGGAAATTGATTACATAAATTCCTGGATGATTTGAATATTACAGTAAAGTTCTTGACTGAAGCAAATCGCACAGCAAATCGGCTCAACCCAGAGTTTCAAGATTGGGAGCAACAAGATAGCTTGCTCATTTATTGGCTTCTTTCTTCCATGTCCGAAAAGATGATCAATCACATGATTGGGAGAGACTCTACTGCTCAGATCTGGTCAGCTCTTGCAGACTACTACACATCACAAAATCGTGCAAAGATAAGTCAATTTTGTACTCTTCTTCGAAATACCAAAATGATTGGTTCTTTGAGTGAATATCTACTCAAAATCAAAACTATTGCTGACACCCTTGCTTCCATAGGCCATGTGACCTCTGAACAAGATCAAATTGAAGCTATTTTTAATGGCTTACCCAAAGAATATGAAGTATTTATCACTTCTGTCACAGATCCCTATACATTGGCTGATATTGAGGCTCTTTTGATAGCTCAAGAGGTTAGAATTGACAAAGGGGCAAAAGAATTGGACATTGTTGTTGTTGAAGCTAATCTTGCTTCTCACAACCGGTTCACTAACTTAAGGGGTGCCTATCCTACTGGTGGTTCTCGTGGTGACTATTCTAGAGGCAATTTCCCACCTGAAAGCCACAATGCTCCTTCGACACCTTCATTCTCTACTaacaatcactactacaaaaaatgcttTTTAGCGAGCCTTaagagtcctctatttgagagccttaaaacttagattttttAGGAttcacgttgcgagtcctaaaagaatatttttagggcTCACAATGGACGCAGGCCCTAAAAGAATGGCCAGAGTAAGTGGCATCGCCACCACTCCACAGTGGCCATTGGGTCTTAAttttttagtgggttttgaagcccaagatgcaaggaatatggtggtggtggtggtggtggttgcgGTTCATCTCGTGGAGCCCGAAAACTGGTTGGAAAgtttgggaaaacccaaaatcgtAGAAAATTCGACAAGCATTTTGAGGGCCATAGGCCGGGCGTGAGGGGCTGAGCTCTAGGGGTTGGAGGTTTCGGGGGGTGGTGCGTCGATTGGGGTGGCACGTGGAATTCGGCGGCGACGACCATGCAGTTTTTTGGCCTTGGCAGATACAAGCTAGAAAGAAAGAGGGGGAGcttcgggagagagagagaaccgaggAGAGAGAGATTGATTATTTGAgtgatttttgtgttttatttatattattgagtgatttgagggattggagggaatttgtgattttttaaaattcaaacttttaggacacacataagtttttagggcctGCACCTcgtgtcctaaaaaaattctttaaggactcgcaatgagtgtcttaaaaagtccaggaggtgtttgttaaaaaaaaattcaaacttttaggacacataatttttaggactcgctctgCGAGCCCTAAAAAGTCCAGGGGTTGTTTTTAGGGCTTGCATATAGGTGAGTAtcctaaaaatgtgtttttgtagtagtgagtggCCGACCAACATACCATACTCGTGGTGCTCCAACTGTTCCATTTGGCACCTCCAGAAATTTTCCAACTGCTGGTCATGGTTCATATATGTCTTGGGGTCAGAAATAGCAGTGCCAACTTTGCCATAAATAAGGACATTATGTCAAGCAGTGTTTTAACAGATTTGACGAGTCCTTCCATGGTCCTGAATCTTTTCAGTCTTTCTCTTCCAATTCCTCAAGTGGTGATATGCAGGCCAAGTTAGCTACTCCACAGACTGTCGTTGACAACAACTGGTAACCAGAAGTGCTACACATCATTTGACTCCGGACCACACTAATCTCATGCATACTTCAGAGTACTTTGGTGAAGAGCAGATTCACATGGGTAATGGTACAAATTTGGAAATTAAAAATGTTGGGCAATCTTCTTTTCTAACTCATTTTCACTCTAAACCTTTTTATCTTCGCAATCTTCTTTATATCCCTAATATTACTAAAAATCTTCTTAGTGTGGGTCAATTTGCTGAAGATAACAATGTTTTCTTTGAGTTTCACTCTGGTTTTTGTTGTGTGAAGGAACCAATTTCAGGGAAGGTTTTGCTGGTTGGGAGGTGCCACAAGGGTCTTTACTAGTTTGACCCAACTCAGCTCAGTCTCATTTCTCATTCCTCACGAACTGAGCCATCCACTGCCTTCACACCTCAGTCTCATTTTCACACACTATCTGATATTACTTGTTTGAGCAGTACATCTGATGTATTTTTTGATGTGTTTCGTCTATGGCACAATCGCCTAGGACATTCTTCAGCTAAGATTGTAAAATTTGTACTTAATTCTTGTAACATCTCTTATCATAATAAAAAATACTTCAGAATTGTGTAACGCTTGTTGTCTTGGCAAACATTAGAAACTCCCATTTCCTCTCTCTACCATTGTCTATTCTACTCCATTACAACTCATACATACGAATCTATGGGGTCCCGCCCCTGTTGTATCCTCCAATGGTGATAGATATTACATTAGCTTTGTTGATACCTTTTCTAGGCACACTTGGATTTACTTACTAAGAACCAAAGATGAGGCTTTTCCAACGTTTGTCAAATTTAAAACACAAGTAGAGTTACAACTTGGTTTCACAATAAATGCTATACAATCAGAGTGGGGGGTGAGTACCGCTCGCTCACTAATTTTTTAGACACACATGACATTCTACATAGACTTTCATGTCCCCATACACAAGAACAAAATGGTATTACCGAACGAAAACATAGACATATAGTGGAGAGTGGTCTAACATTGTTAGCTCAATCATCTTTACCGTTGAAATATTAGGATGAAGCCTGCAGAACAAAAATTCTTTTGATTAATAGAATGCCTACTTCTGTTCTATCTAATGTCTCTCCTATTGAAGTATTATTTCAGGTGAAACCAGATTATTTTATGCTAAAAGTATTTGGCTGTCTTTGCTTTCCAAATCTAAGGCCTTACAACAAAAACAAACTCAACTATATAGGTCCACTCCATGTACTTTTCTTGGCTATAAATTGACACACAAAGGCTACAAGTGTTTATCAAAGGAGGGTCGTTTATATCTCTCGCAAGATGTTTTGTTTCAGGAAAATGAGTTTCCTTTTGCCTCTacgtcgtcccaggcgctttactaggccatGGGTTCGTgatcttcaccgagcgggtggatttagcaccctaggagggtcttgccctagcAGCCTGCACTCAATGTTTCTAATGCCGATCCCgacccattgccgttctcggctttcgtcgttcccgaccttcaccattcactcacaaacatgcataacatagcataataatcacaaaTATCCACACATACATTAAGCATAAaaaatagggtcgtgccctgaaacacaaacaatagggtcgtgcccttCTCACGGgaacaacaattttcttacttgtgtcccgagttGATAATccaatgcgatcccgagcacagtctcCTAATTCGAGCCTCgttgataacctagtcacaatgcattcataataaccatccatcaagccttaatctagcctccgggactttGGATTCTACTAGTCCGGGTAGTAGgttccttcccgagccttaacatttgggttcccgagctaaaaaatcctcaatttcccttttctttccattttgggACATGACATGCCCTCTAGAGCCGCAGCATGCCCACAAGTCAGAGAGCAGAactctctctgctgaaggacacgggCTGCGGCATGTCCccttagggccgcgacgcttgggaAAACCAGAGGCTCCTCTAGCCCCTTCGAACACGTAGGTCGCGACGCTTGAAGAACAGGGCTACAACTCGAGCCCTAGCAACCCAGAAATCCACCATTTTACTTATGTTTTCCCCGAGTCTAAATCCACAattcataccccaaacatcaattAAACCCAGCATTAAGCCCATATTCTCTCTCCATACAACCTAAGCATCCTAACCATCCCATGAACAACCTCATAACCTCTCCAAACAGTCAAAATCAAACAAAAATTCAGCTCACATGGAATTTCCAATTCCCAGCAGAATTAAGCAGAAATAACTCAAATTTAAACCCTTACCAAGCAACAATGAAAGGAAGAGAGAGCTGAGAATTCCTATTTTCCTTCCAAATGATTCTAGAGTTCCAGCTGCCCAAATGCTTAAGCCTATCCTTTAgccaaaaagtccaaaatacccttaagtcattcTTAATCCTATAGTGCCACCAATAGCAATCCCGtcaattgccacatcccgctaaatcctcaagtgttcctatagatcctcatttaatcccgacatgtcaaAATAATTggtaaattactacccgttacttggtaattcccgaacacatatcatattctcaaaatacccctaggctcctcccgattagggtattcgaccccgttgtgactatttaactaaacttctccctaggaccatctcagatCGTGCATTACAAATATATCATCACACTCTCGTGgtctcaatcacaatacacacacatatcacatttatgccgtcaacgggctaaaattataaatatgcccttaataaccagatggggcccacatgcatatttaattcacctaacacatgtatttctaatcacataatcattgaattcacatattagcacaaTTAAATCGATTATTGCTCTCCTAACACGCTAATCATGaccctaagtcttattagtaaatttgggatgctacagactaattttatatatatatatttagtaaaGTTAAGCAAAGATAGTAATATGAAAAAAATGAAGATGGAAGAAGAACTACATTACTCAAATTTGTTTTACAATCAAAGCATGGTGAATCAAAATAACAAAATAACTTTACTTTATATTTGGTATCATACCTAACCTTCCAATAAAGATTAAACCATCATGCTCATCATTCTCaccaaattctaaaaaaaaattggagaagaaaagaaaatattaaagACTTGAGAAAATGGTGAGATTCTGATTGATTCTTGGAAACGTGTTCAAATCAGGCAAGTTGTGAATGATGGAGCAGAGCTGTCAGTTCCACTTTGCACATGGGATTGAAAAAGATAATTTCGGAGCTGGCAAAAAAGCTGAGAAGAAATCTGAGCGGATTTGAATCAATAgcaaaaagtggcatttttgtcaACGTTTTGAAGAAAATTGTTATGGGCTTGGAATGTGAAAGAACTAGACTGGTCCGTTACTGTGCTAGCACGGAGCCCACTGGGCCCTTCTATCTGTTGCAGGTGAAATGGGCGAGACTGTAGCAGGCCAAAATTGGCCTGTATTCTTTCCATTCTCCTTCAATTTTACcacttttttttgtttgtttgtttcttttcagctttatttcttttatttttccttgatttttccCATGCAAAAATGCATTTTAGTTCCttcaaaataacaaaaaattaaataataatgaaatattttcatttataaaatatatcatattaatttcataaaaatattaattaaaactaaatttatttttccaattaaaatcaataaatgtgcgCATCATGATTCTAGGCTATGGATCATTGTCGCTATACACTAAAATTTTAACTGCTCACTGGATTAAATGTCTCTATAGCGAGAGTGAAAACTGACAACCAACTTTTGGCAATCAAGTTCCATCTGtatcctatagcgacgacatatcgtcgctATAGACAAAGATATTAATAACACAAATCTAGTAATCAAAACAATATTATATTCTTGAACACAGTAACATACGTGTACTATAACAACCTATAGGCAAGATTATTTTTGTATATTAATTAGATTTGTTGATTtctataatatttataatttatttcatcttaaaataaattataaatattataatttgttagttcaatgggtaataatgattaagtttttttttataccaTGACTACAACCGCGCAaacattatttatattttatttactaATTAGAGAAGTTGAAAGAGAAGTAATGGATAAAAAAACATTTGATAATTTATATAGTGACGCCATTGCATATTGTTGATACTTATATAACATTAATGGAAATGTTGTACAATATTATTGGCTAATGTGTGGTCAATGAAGGTAAATAATAACCAAACTATAATGTGCCATATATCATGACATCATCCATGTAGAACACATAATATAAGAATCAATTTCATTACACCCTACCTATTAAGAAAGTTAGTAAGTTGGAGCATCTCGCTCAATTCAAAAATCCAAGATTTAAATTAATGTCCTTTCATTAagattaaatcctctcaaattgCAATGATCTACCCTAAAATTTCATTTCAATTGAAATTCGGTTATTCACCATGCACGATGATTCCCTTTATGCATTCATGGATGAATGGTTAAAATGTCCAACTCATCCTACTTGATGCATTATTCTAATTATATAGTAATTATAGTTATAAAGGTTGAACATTTGCTATTATatgtttattatattataatgtataATGTACAATATTcccttgataaaaaaaaaaacaagttgtctacttgaattttaaaatattcttattttttattattgcaAATGGATAATAATCCCTGTCATCTATGTTAGGTGTTATATGAAAAGACACAAAAGGACAAAATAATTAGGCCAATGTACTCTACAAAGGACAACATATATGAACGAAAACAAAAGTGTGAGTGAGTGAGATTTTtattatatactagatacaagcaacatgcaATAATTAACgtatact from Humulus lupulus chromosome 5, drHumLupu1.1, whole genome shotgun sequence encodes the following:
- the LOC133834295 gene encoding cyanidin 3-O-galactoside 2''-O-xylosyltransferase FGGT1-like; protein product: MQNTEMEEENKKLHIAMYPWFAMGHLTAFLHISNKLALRGHNISFFVPTKTQSKLMSFNHHPDLISFIPIHVPHVDGLPLGAETTADVPFPLLTFLMTAMDLTRPQLEASLLKLKPHLIFFDFTHWVPEAVRRFRIKSIHFCTISPATLGYLISPERSESDQAHDLMEPPPGFPLSAITFRAHEARDLAKVSTNEFGSGISFMKRQKLSLNDCDAIAFKTSKEMEGVYSDFVAEQWGKTVLLTGPVVPESPNSVLEGETAAFLSSFEKGSVVYCAFGSECVLKKEQFQELVLGLELTGRPFMAALKAPFGCETVESGLPDGFTERVGSRGLVHGGWVQQQLILGHGSVGCFVTHCGSGSLLEGLVNECQLVLLPNVGDQVVNARIMSGDLKVGVEVEKGNEDGLFTKEGVCKAVETVMELDGHVGKEVRANHKKWREFLLSEGLEDSYIDGFINKLHDLITTS